GCGTTGCACAAGTTCTTCCGCTTCAACCTGGCGGTCACCGCTCACGCCGACGTGCTGATGCAACGCATGATCGCCTCGGTGGCGCACACCGGTGAGTTGTTCGTGATCATTTCCTACACCGGGCGTACCCGTGAGTTGGTGGAAGTGGCGCGTATCGCGCGGGAAAATGGCGCGTCGGTACTCGGCGTAACGGCCGAGAACTCGCCGCTGGCCAAGGCCAGCACGGTGAGCCTGAATATTCCGCTGCCGGAAGACACCGACATCTACATGCCGATGACCTCGCGGATCATTCAGCTGACGGTGCTGGATGTGCTGGCGACCGGCATGACGTTGCGCCGTGGGGTGGACTTCCAGCCGCACTTGCGCAAGATCAAAGAGAGCTTGAACGACAGCCGGTATCCGGTGGGAGATGAGTTCAACTGAGCCAATGTGCTTGTGTGTTGGATGTACTGGCCTCATCGAGGGCAAGCCCCCTCCCACATGAGTTCTTTGTGGTTCTCACAGTCTGTTAACGCTAAAGATCAAATGTGGGAGGGGGCTTGCCCCCGATGAGGCCATCAGCCACACCGCTAGACCCCAGCCCTGGCCTGCAGGCTCAGGTGCGCCCTCTCCCCCGGCGCCAGGCTCGCCCCGGCCATCGCCGACTCGACGCACACAAAACCTGCCGCCTCGTTGAAGCTCACGCCCAGTAACGGCCGGCTGCCGGGATGCCACACCACGGTATCGGCGCTGTCGCCCGTGTCGATGCACAGTTCACGCTGCCAGGCGTGGTCCTTGAGGTGCAGTTCTCCCTCATGCTGGAACACTCGCTGGCACCCGCCATCCACGCGCAGTTCACCTTCCTGCTGGCAAGCCTGACGGTTGAGCTGGTCATAACCTTGCGCTCCGTCGAGCCCAGACAGCGCTACCTCATCAACGTGACCAATACGCCAGTAGGCGTGCAAAGCATGGCTCAACTGGCACGGCAGCTCATCCTGATGCTCGGTGCTCAGGCGCAGCTCGAGGGTTTCACCCAACTGCGCGTGCAGGTCCACCTGCCAGTCGCACAACTGCAGTTGCCAGTGCAGGCGCACACCATCGTCATCGGTGCTGCTGTCGAGCAGTTTCCAATCGATCAAGCGTGCCCAGCCATGGGACGGCCAGGCGTTTTCGCTGGGGTGACGGCCATACCACGGCCAGCACACCGGAACACCCCCACGGATGGCACCGACTTGCGGCCATTTGGCCGCGCACCACAACCAGGGTTTCTGGCCGGTGGGCTGAAAATGCAGCAACTGCGCGCCCTGGCGACTGAACACCGCCTGGCACAGCGGATGGTCGATCACCAACACATCGCGCATCTGAAAGCGCTCCCAGGCGAACACCGGACGCTCGCGCAAGGATTTGAAAAAACGTTGCAGCGGTTGCTCATGCATGTGCCACGGTCCCGAATATCACAGTGCAACCCAAAAAAAAGCGGATAGCCATGGCTACCCGCAAAATGCGCACAGAGAGAAGGAGCTTATCGCAACAGCGTTAGAACGTAGACTGAATTTTCAGGCCCGCTACCAGCGCGTTGTCGACTTTGTCCACGCCACCAGGCTGGACAACGTATTGCAGGTTAGGACGCACGGTCAGCCAGTTGGTGACGTGGAAACCGTAGTTGAGTTCGACGTTGTACTCGGTCTCACGAATCGGCGTGTAGAGCGGGTTGTCGTAGTCGTTCACACCGTTGGCAACGTTGAGCAGCTCGGAGTTCTTCTTCACGTCATCGTTGACGTGCAGGCGAGCGACACCAATGCCGACGTCATCTTTTGGACGCGCGTCGAATGGGCCTTTGTACACCAGCATCAAGGACTGGTAGTTGTCGACCAGGTTGGTTTCCTTGTCGTGGAAGGTCGCGTTGGCGGCAATGTTCAGACCGCGGGTAGCGTCGCCGTTATGCGTGGTGAGTTGCTGTTGCGCAACGAACCAGTAGCCTTTCTTGCTGCTGCGGGTACGGTAGGCGGCGCCAGTGGTAGCGGCATCGTTACCGTTGATGTCTTCACGCACGTCAGACGCATCGGCGGCGCTTTTGTAGTAACCCACACGGTATTCGCCCGGCAGGTTATTAACTTTCGGCGACCAGACCAATTCCACCGGGATCACGGTGCCTTTGGTACCGCTGCCGCTGAGCTTGAAGCCGTTGCCGTGCTCCAGCTGCGACGGGTTCTGGTTGTAGGCACCGATCTGTGCATACAGCTCAGGCGTGATGTTGTACTTCACGCGGATAGCCGCCTGGCTGACGGGCCAGTTGTACCAGGTGTTTACGTAGTTACCCACTTGCGAGCCGCAGAACGACAGGTTCTGGAAGTCGCACGGGAAGGTGTTGAAGTCTTCGCCTTCACCGAAGTAGCCGAGTTTGACGTCCAACTTGTTGTCGAACATCTGGTGCTGAACCCAGAACTGGGTCAGGCGCACCATGTGGCCACGGCCATACACTTCCTGGGACGAGCTCAGGGTGCCGGCACGCGGGTCGCCGATACGGTCGTTGGAGATGTTCTGGCCATTACGGTTGGTGAACTGGATCTTGGCCTGGGTGTTATCCCAGCCCCACAGCTTTTGCAGGTCCAGTGCCACGCCCAGACCGAACTGGTCGGAGTAACGACCGGTCTTGTCGTCGTTGTAGCCACCGTGGGCGTTGTAGCCCATTTCCCCAACGTAGTCGGCCTTGATGTCGATACCTTGCTCGATCAGCTTGGTACGCTCGCCGCCCCAATCGCCGGTCATCCACTTGGAGTCGGCGCTGAACGCATCGGCCG
This region of Pseudomonas sp. MUP55 genomic DNA includes:
- a CDS encoding carbohydrate porin is translated as MKKQHNNTRLLCQLSAAAALVLSANAMAADAFSADSKWMTGDWGGERTKLIEQGIDIKADYVGEMGYNAHGGYNDDKTGRYSDQFGLGVALDLQKLWGWDNTQAKIQFTNRNGQNISNDRIGDPRAGTLSSSQEVYGRGHMVRLTQFWVQHQMFDNKLDVKLGYFGEGEDFNTFPCDFQNLSFCGSQVGNYVNTWYNWPVSQAAIRVKYNITPELYAQIGAYNQNPSQLEHGNGFKLSGSGTKGTVIPVELVWSPKVNNLPGEYRVGYYKSAADASDVREDINGNDAATTGAAYRTRSSKKGYWFVAQQQLTTHNGDATRGLNIAANATFHDKETNLVDNYQSLMLVYKGPFDARPKDDVGIGVARLHVNDDVKKNSELLNVANGVNDYDNPLYTPIRETEYNVELNYGFHVTNWLTVRPNLQYVVQPGGVDKVDNALVAGLKIQSTF
- a CDS encoding D-hexose-6-phosphate mutarotase — translated: MHEQPLQRFFKSLRERPVFAWERFQMRDVLVIDHPLCQAVFSRQGAQLLHFQPTGQKPWLWCAAKWPQVGAIRGGVPVCWPWYGRHPSENAWPSHGWARLIDWKLLDSSTDDDGVRLHWQLQLCDWQVDLHAQLGETLELRLSTEHQDELPCQLSHALHAYWRIGHVDEVALSGLDGAQGYDQLNRQACQQEGELRVDGGCQRVFQHEGELHLKDHAWQRELCIDTGDSADTVVWHPGSRPLLGVSFNEAAGFVCVESAMAGASLAPGERAHLSLQARAGV